In Levilactobacillus brevis, the genomic window TTCATTTCGACCAAGAGGTGCTTGGCCGATTCACGGTGCTTAATGGGCAACACCTTGGCCAAATAATCGGGCAATTGATGACCATCACGCAATAGATAGAAAAGAATAAATGGTGCCGTGATGACCCCCACTGCGATGGCGACTACTCGGCCAACAATGTTGCCGACGGAGCTGACCGTGCTCTGGGCGAAGCTAGAAATCACCGACGATGAACTGTCGGCAACCTGCTGGTTAAATTGATCCAGTTGATCCTTTAGTCCACTCAGCCGGTCGTCCTGTAGCCACAGGGAAACGGTGTTGGTTACGTCGCGCCAGTAATGCGGCCACTCGGCAATTAATGTGGTCAATTGCCGTTGAACCATGGGGATCAGGCTCCCGATCCCCCACACCAGAAGCAATGCCACGATGACGAATAGCCCCAGAATGGACCAGGTCCGTCCCACATGGCGTTTCTCCAAGAGATCGACCAGCGGATTGAGTAAATAATACCCCACTCCGGCCAGAATCACTGGAAGTCCCACGATCTGCCAGACCAAAACCAATGGCGTGGCGAGCCACGGGACTTTACTTAGGACTAGTAAAATGAGTAAAATAAGAAGCGTAATAGTTAGTATGGAGACCAAACGATTATTGACCACCCAGTTCCAGAACCAGGAACGTGATTTATGCGTATCTGCTTTCAATAGCTTCACTCCCGTTGATAGCGTGCGTACATTGTACCATATCGTTAGTGACATTGACGACTATCTCACTTGAGAAAGGATTGACGATTTTGCTGTTAGTTGAACCGTTACTGGAAAATTACCCGCAACTCCCCGCCGCTGTGGAGGCTGGGGCCAAACGCGTCGCCCTCGCCGACAACCTCGCCGTTGGCGGTACCACCATTAGTAAGGGGGTCATGGGGGAAGCCGTGCGTTACGCCCACGAACATCAGGTCACTTTAGACGTTGTGATCGCCCCACGTGGCGGCCATAGTCCCTACGATGACGTTGAGATTAAGATGATGGAGGCCGACCTCTTAGAAGCCCAGCAACTGGGCGTGGACGGCGCTATCTTTGGTGCGCTCACGCTCCAACACCAACTCGATCAGGAGGCTCTGAGCCCCCTAATCGCGGCCGCTGGCGGGATGACGCTAACCTTCAGTACGGCCTTTGATCAGATTCGGCCCCAGGATCGCGGGGCAGCCGTTGACTGGTTAGCTAATCAGGGCTTTGACCATATCTTGAGTACGGGTTTGGCGAATGAAGACCGGTTAGAAGACTGGACTATGACCAAACGCCTGACGGATTCCGTCGGGTTGACGCTGGTGCCAGCTGGCGTAGCGACTAACGAGGTCAAGAAGTTCGCCGATCAGTTGGGGACCAACCTCTTTTATGGTAAGAAAGTCTTGGCCCTGTAATTAACAGAGAAAGACTTGAACTTTTAAACAATAGACAAAGGGAGTCGTGGCCAATCCGCCATGACTCCCTTTGTGTTGAGCGAACACCCGCCAATCTTCGAGTTGCCGCATGCAATGTCTCAGGAAACCGCATGTTTCAAGAGACGCTCTTCGTGATTGGTCCAACCCCAAGTTCGCAGTCCCACTGGCTACTGTATCTGCAATCAGTTATTACTTAAATTTCAATTCACCAATACTCCTCGCTACCACAGATCAATCGCGAACCGTTTGCCCTCGCTTAATCGTTGTCAGCAATGCTTGCCATTTGGCCATCACCGCCGCCTCTGTATAGCGTTTAGTCAACCGCAAACTATTCTTCATATAATTTTTCTGTAGTTTGGGATCTCGCAAGTACGAACGAACCTTCCAAAATAACAAGTCCTGATCGTCGCGTGTTACCAAATTGCCGTTCACACCGTCTTCCACCAATTCACTCGGACCATAACGGATGTCATAGCTAATCACCGGCACGCCAAAGCTGAGTGCCTCCAACGTGGCCAACGAGAAGCCCTCCTCATTACTCGTCATCATTTGCAAACTAGCCTGGGTGTACTCAGCAGATAAATCAGTAACAAACCCGCGAAAGAAGACATGTTCACTCAGGTCATGCTCAGCAACGTAAGCCCGAAGTTTCTGCTCTTCATCTTGGTTACCAAAACCAAATAGGTGCAACTCAACATCTGGAAATTCGGTCACCAACCGCGCAACTACTTGAACTTGATGCAATACTTGTTTCTCTGGCGAAAATCTGGCCACACCAATAATTCGGTGCGGTTTTTTTTGACGCAAGTTTACCTTCTGCGACTGCGTATAGCCAACTGGAATGACGGATATCGGCGGTAATTGGTCAAATCGCGCCTGTAAATCTACCTGCTGTTGATGCGTGGAGACGATGAACCGGTCGAATTTTTCCGGCTGTGACAATGGTACTTGATACGAACTCTTCAAGGGTGCCGTCAGAACATCCTCCTGCCCACGCGCATGGGTGCTGTGAAAGACCGCGCACACGGTGACATCAGTGGCAATATTCGCCATAGCTTGACCAATATAACCATTCTTATCACAGAAATAGACGTCCCCCACTGTATATAGCGTATCGAAGAAAAAGGTCTGGAGTTGTTCTTCGGTGTCAAAGAACCAGTCTCGTTGGCGAAAATTTTTGAGGATGACTCGCTTTAACACGGTTTGCCCTTTAACTTCCTGATACGTTTTTTCCATTTTAACCTGTCCGTTACGATTAAAATAAACCTCAGCTTGAACGCGTTGTTGTTCTTTCAGATATTTTGTCTGACTCAGAAACCCTCGAGAGTCGTAAATGTCTCGCTTAACCTTCTGATGGTCTTGATCAAAGTAATTCACGTAGACCAATTGCTGATGGTCTTCATTAGCAAAATGGGCGTACGCCACGTAACGATTCTGCTCGTCAAACAACCGGACATCCGGGGCAATGTCGACAAATTCTAAGCGAAAGCCACAGACTGTTTCCCAAAAATCCAACCAGTCTCGATGCACGTCAATATTATCATCGGTAGCCTCCTGAAAATAATCGTAGAGCGTAAAGCACCGTCCCTGAAGGCCAAACTTAACTGCGTTTTCATGAATTTTAGGATTGTACTTGGTATAAAGACAGGTTGCTGGCCATCCGGCATCGGTAAATAACTTCATGCGATTTACCTGAGCCTTTTCGATACCCGTCAATTTCCCGTTTAGATACGCCCCAACAAAGTAATTCATTTGG contains:
- a CDS encoding glycosyltransferase, with amino-acid sequence MNYFVGAYLNGKLTGIEKAQVNRMKLFTDAGWPATCLYTKYNPKIHENAVKFGLQGRCFTLYDYFQEATDDNIDVHRDWLDFWETVCGFRLEFVDIAPDVRLFDEQNRYVAYAHFANEDHQQLVYVNYFDQDHQKVKRDIYDSRGFLSQTKYLKEQQRVQAEVYFNRNGQVKMEKTYQEVKGQTVLKRVILKNFRQRDWFFDTEEQLQTFFFDTLYTVGDVYFCDKNGYIGQAMANIATDVTVCAVFHSTHARGQEDVLTAPLKSSYQVPLSQPEKFDRFIVSTHQQQVDLQARFDQLPPISVIPVGYTQSQKVNLRQKKPHRIIGVARFSPEKQVLHQVQVVARLVTEFPDVELHLFGFGNQDEEQKLRAYVAEHDLSEHVFFRGFVTDLSAEYTQASLQMMTSNEEGFSLATLEALSFGVPVISYDIRYGPSELVEDGVNGNLVTRDDQDLLFWKVRSYLRDPKLQKNYMKNSLRLTKRYTEAAVMAKWQALLTTIKRGQTVRD
- a CDS encoding copper resistance protein, with translation MLLVEPLLENYPQLPAAVEAGAKRVALADNLAVGGTTISKGVMGEAVRYAHEHQVTLDVVIAPRGGHSPYDDVEIKMMEADLLEAQQLGVDGAIFGALTLQHQLDQEALSPLIAAAGGMTLTFSTAFDQIRPQDRGAAVDWLANQGFDHILSTGLANEDRLEDWTMTKRLTDSVGLTLVPAGVATNEVKKFADQLGTNLFYGKKVLAL
- a CDS encoding AI-2E family transporter codes for the protein MSLTIWYNVRTLSTGVKLLKADTHKSRSWFWNWVVNNRLVSILTITLLILLILLVLSKVPWLATPLVLVWQIVGLPVILAGVGYYLLNPLVDLLEKRHVGRTWSILGLFVIVALLLVWGIGSLIPMVQRQLTTLIAEWPHYWRDVTNTVSLWLQDDRLSGLKDQLDQFNQQVADSSSSVISSFAQSTVSSVGNIVGRVVAIAVGVITAPFILFYLLRDGHQLPDYLAKVLPIKHRESAKHLLVEMNRQVSNYVRGQLIVAFIVAILFYVGFLIVGLRFALLLGIVAGVLNLVPYLGSFLAMVPAVVVAAFISPWMLVKVLLVFVIEQTLEGRFISPLVLGSSLKIHPLTIIFILLISGKAFGVLGVVLGIPGYAVIRVIATESFRWYRQFVGGYTEPATPGTEQGETTDEKD